The following are encoded together in the Jaculus jaculus isolate mJacJac1 chromosome 3, mJacJac1.mat.Y.cur, whole genome shotgun sequence genome:
- the Tmem25 gene encoding transmembrane protein 25 isoform X5 produces MPSPLWQPWVQALATMGLPPGPTTLPHTLLLLPALVSSGWGELAPQIDGHTLAERALRENERHAFTCRVAGGSGIPRLAWYLDGQLQETTTSRLLSVGGEAFSGGTSTFTVTAQRAQHELNCSLKDPRSGQSANASVILNVQWLLASRVEVPLLGIVVAGGLALGTLVGFSTLVACLICRKEKKIKGPSRRPSLISSDSNNLKLNNVRLPRENMSLPSNLQLNDLTPDLRGKAAERRMSQHGSRPELLEAEAGGLLTSRGFIRLPMLGYIYRVSSVSSDEIWL; encoded by the exons ATGCCTTCGCCACTGTGG CAGCCTTGGGTCCAGGCCCTGGCCACCATGGGGCTGCCTCCAGGCCCAACTACCCTCCCTCACACACTGCTGCTCCTGCCAGCCCTCGTGAGTTCAG GTTGGGGGGAATTGGCACCACAAATTGATGGTCACACCTTGGCTGAGAGGGCACTTCGGGAGAATGAGCGCCATGCCTTCACCTGTCGGGTGGCCGGGGGCTCTGGCATCCCTCGATTAGCCTGGTACCTGGATGGACAGCTGCAGGAAACTACTACCTCAAGACTGCTGAGTGTGGGCGGGGAGGCCTTCTCTGGAGGCACCAGTACGTTTACTGTCACTGCCCAGAGGGCCCAGCATGAGCTCAATTGCTCCCTGAAGGACCCACGGAGTGGACAGTCAGCCAATGCCTCTGTCATCCTCAACGTGCAAT GGCTCCTGGCTTCCCGAGTAGAAGTGCCATTGCTGGGTATTGTTGTGGCTGGAGGGCTTGCCCTGGGCACCCTAGTGGGATTCAGCACCTTGGTGGCCTGCCTCATctgcaggaaagagaagaaaattaaag GCCCCTCCCGGCGCCCATCTCTGATCTCCAG TGACTCCAACAATCTAAAACTCAACAATGTGCGCCTGCCACGGGAGAACATGTCGCTCCCCTCCAACCTTCAGCTCAATGACCTTACTCCAGATCTCAGAG GGAAAGCAGCAGAGCGGAGAATGTCCCAGCATGGCAGCCGCCCAGAACTTCTGGAAGCTGAGGCTGGTGGTCTCCTCACTAGCCGAG GCTTCATCCGCCTTCCAATGCTGGGTTATATCTACCGAGTGTCCAGTGTGAGCAGTGATGAGATCTGGCTCTGA
- the Tmem25 gene encoding transmembrane protein 25 isoform X1, with translation MPSPLWQPWVQALATMGLPPGPTTLPHTLLLLPALVSSGWGELAPQIDGHTLAERALRENERHAFTCRVAGGSGIPRLAWYLDGQLQETTTSRLLSVGGEAFSGGTSTFTVTAQRAQHELNCSLKDPRSGQSANASVILNVQFKPEIDQVGAKYQDAQGPGLLVVLFALVRANPPANVTWIDQDGPVTVNASDFLVLDAQNYPWLTNHTVQLQLRSLAHNLSVVATNDVGVTSASFPTPGLLASRVEVPLLGIVVAGGLALGTLVGFSTLVACLICRKEKKIKGPSRRPSLISSDSNNLKLNNVRLPRENMSLPSNLQLNDLTPDLRGKAAERRMSQHGSRPELLEAEAGGLLTSRGFIRLPMLGYIYRVSSVSSDEIWL, from the exons ATGCCTTCGCCACTGTGG CAGCCTTGGGTCCAGGCCCTGGCCACCATGGGGCTGCCTCCAGGCCCAACTACCCTCCCTCACACACTGCTGCTCCTGCCAGCCCTCGTGAGTTCAG GTTGGGGGGAATTGGCACCACAAATTGATGGTCACACCTTGGCTGAGAGGGCACTTCGGGAGAATGAGCGCCATGCCTTCACCTGTCGGGTGGCCGGGGGCTCTGGCATCCCTCGATTAGCCTGGTACCTGGATGGACAGCTGCAGGAAACTACTACCTCAAGACTGCTGAGTGTGGGCGGGGAGGCCTTCTCTGGAGGCACCAGTACGTTTACTGTCACTGCCCAGAGGGCCCAGCATGAGCTCAATTGCTCCCTGAAGGACCCACGGAGTGGACAGTCAGCCAATGCCTCTGTCATCCTCAACGTGCAAT TTAAACCCGAGATTGACCAGGTTGGGGCCAAGTACCAGGATGCTCAAGGTCCAGGCCTTCTGGTTGTCCTGTTTGCCCTGGTGCGGGCCAACCCACCTGCCAATGTCACCTGGATTGACCAGGATGGGCCAGTGACAGTCAACGCCTCTGACTTCCTGGTGCTGGATGCTCAGAACTACCCTTGGCTGACCAACCACACGGTGCAGCTGCAACTTCGCAGCCTGGCACACAACCTCTCAGTGGTGGCCACCAATGACGTAGGTGTCACCAGTGCCTCATTTCCAACCCCAG GGCTCCTGGCTTCCCGAGTAGAAGTGCCATTGCTGGGTATTGTTGTGGCTGGAGGGCTTGCCCTGGGCACCCTAGTGGGATTCAGCACCTTGGTGGCCTGCCTCATctgcaggaaagagaagaaaattaaag GCCCCTCCCGGCGCCCATCTCTGATCTCCAG TGACTCCAACAATCTAAAACTCAACAATGTGCGCCTGCCACGGGAGAACATGTCGCTCCCCTCCAACCTTCAGCTCAATGACCTTACTCCAGATCTCAGAG GGAAAGCAGCAGAGCGGAGAATGTCCCAGCATGGCAGCCGCCCAGAACTTCTGGAAGCTGAGGCTGGTGGTCTCCTCACTAGCCGAG GCTTCATCCGCCTTCCAATGCTGGGTTATATCTACCGAGTGTCCAGTGTGAGCAGTGATGAGATCTGGCTCTGA
- the Tmem25 gene encoding transmembrane protein 25 isoform X2 — MPSPLWPWVQALATMGLPPGPTTLPHTLLLLPALVSSGWGELAPQIDGHTLAERALRENERHAFTCRVAGGSGIPRLAWYLDGQLQETTTSRLLSVGGEAFSGGTSTFTVTAQRAQHELNCSLKDPRSGQSANASVILNVQFKPEIDQVGAKYQDAQGPGLLVVLFALVRANPPANVTWIDQDGPVTVNASDFLVLDAQNYPWLTNHTVQLQLRSLAHNLSVVATNDVGVTSASFPTPGLLASRVEVPLLGIVVAGGLALGTLVGFSTLVACLICRKEKKIKGPSRRPSLISSDSNNLKLNNVRLPRENMSLPSNLQLNDLTPDLRGKAAERRMSQHGSRPELLEAEAGGLLTSRGFIRLPMLGYIYRVSSVSSDEIWL; from the exons ATGCCTTCGCCACTGTGG CCTTGGGTCCAGGCCCTGGCCACCATGGGGCTGCCTCCAGGCCCAACTACCCTCCCTCACACACTGCTGCTCCTGCCAGCCCTCGTGAGTTCAG GTTGGGGGGAATTGGCACCACAAATTGATGGTCACACCTTGGCTGAGAGGGCACTTCGGGAGAATGAGCGCCATGCCTTCACCTGTCGGGTGGCCGGGGGCTCTGGCATCCCTCGATTAGCCTGGTACCTGGATGGACAGCTGCAGGAAACTACTACCTCAAGACTGCTGAGTGTGGGCGGGGAGGCCTTCTCTGGAGGCACCAGTACGTTTACTGTCACTGCCCAGAGGGCCCAGCATGAGCTCAATTGCTCCCTGAAGGACCCACGGAGTGGACAGTCAGCCAATGCCTCTGTCATCCTCAACGTGCAAT TTAAACCCGAGATTGACCAGGTTGGGGCCAAGTACCAGGATGCTCAAGGTCCAGGCCTTCTGGTTGTCCTGTTTGCCCTGGTGCGGGCCAACCCACCTGCCAATGTCACCTGGATTGACCAGGATGGGCCAGTGACAGTCAACGCCTCTGACTTCCTGGTGCTGGATGCTCAGAACTACCCTTGGCTGACCAACCACACGGTGCAGCTGCAACTTCGCAGCCTGGCACACAACCTCTCAGTGGTGGCCACCAATGACGTAGGTGTCACCAGTGCCTCATTTCCAACCCCAG GGCTCCTGGCTTCCCGAGTAGAAGTGCCATTGCTGGGTATTGTTGTGGCTGGAGGGCTTGCCCTGGGCACCCTAGTGGGATTCAGCACCTTGGTGGCCTGCCTCATctgcaggaaagagaagaaaattaaag GCCCCTCCCGGCGCCCATCTCTGATCTCCAG TGACTCCAACAATCTAAAACTCAACAATGTGCGCCTGCCACGGGAGAACATGTCGCTCCCCTCCAACCTTCAGCTCAATGACCTTACTCCAGATCTCAGAG GGAAAGCAGCAGAGCGGAGAATGTCCCAGCATGGCAGCCGCCCAGAACTTCTGGAAGCTGAGGCTGGTGGTCTCCTCACTAGCCGAG GCTTCATCCGCCTTCCAATGCTGGGTTATATCTACCGAGTGTCCAGTGTGAGCAGTGATGAGATCTGGCTCTGA
- the Tmem25 gene encoding transmembrane protein 25 isoform X3 translates to MGLPPGPTTLPHTLLLLPALVSSGWGELAPQIDGHTLAERALRENERHAFTCRVAGGSGIPRLAWYLDGQLQETTTSRLLSVGGEAFSGGTSTFTVTAQRAQHELNCSLKDPRSGQSANASVILNVQFKPEIDQVGAKYQDAQGPGLLVVLFALVRANPPANVTWIDQDGPVTVNASDFLVLDAQNYPWLTNHTVQLQLRSLAHNLSVVATNDVGVTSASFPTPGLLASRVEVPLLGIVVAGGLALGTLVGFSTLVACLICRKEKKIKGPSRRPSLISSDSNNLKLNNVRLPRENMSLPSNLQLNDLTPDLRGKAAERRMSQHGSRPELLEAEAGGLLTSRGFIRLPMLGYIYRVSSVSSDEIWL, encoded by the exons ATGGGGCTGCCTCCAGGCCCAACTACCCTCCCTCACACACTGCTGCTCCTGCCAGCCCTCGTGAGTTCAG GTTGGGGGGAATTGGCACCACAAATTGATGGTCACACCTTGGCTGAGAGGGCACTTCGGGAGAATGAGCGCCATGCCTTCACCTGTCGGGTGGCCGGGGGCTCTGGCATCCCTCGATTAGCCTGGTACCTGGATGGACAGCTGCAGGAAACTACTACCTCAAGACTGCTGAGTGTGGGCGGGGAGGCCTTCTCTGGAGGCACCAGTACGTTTACTGTCACTGCCCAGAGGGCCCAGCATGAGCTCAATTGCTCCCTGAAGGACCCACGGAGTGGACAGTCAGCCAATGCCTCTGTCATCCTCAACGTGCAAT TTAAACCCGAGATTGACCAGGTTGGGGCCAAGTACCAGGATGCTCAAGGTCCAGGCCTTCTGGTTGTCCTGTTTGCCCTGGTGCGGGCCAACCCACCTGCCAATGTCACCTGGATTGACCAGGATGGGCCAGTGACAGTCAACGCCTCTGACTTCCTGGTGCTGGATGCTCAGAACTACCCTTGGCTGACCAACCACACGGTGCAGCTGCAACTTCGCAGCCTGGCACACAACCTCTCAGTGGTGGCCACCAATGACGTAGGTGTCACCAGTGCCTCATTTCCAACCCCAG GGCTCCTGGCTTCCCGAGTAGAAGTGCCATTGCTGGGTATTGTTGTGGCTGGAGGGCTTGCCCTGGGCACCCTAGTGGGATTCAGCACCTTGGTGGCCTGCCTCATctgcaggaaagagaagaaaattaaag GCCCCTCCCGGCGCCCATCTCTGATCTCCAG TGACTCCAACAATCTAAAACTCAACAATGTGCGCCTGCCACGGGAGAACATGTCGCTCCCCTCCAACCTTCAGCTCAATGACCTTACTCCAGATCTCAGAG GGAAAGCAGCAGAGCGGAGAATGTCCCAGCATGGCAGCCGCCCAGAACTTCTGGAAGCTGAGGCTGGTGGTCTCCTCACTAGCCGAG GCTTCATCCGCCTTCCAATGCTGGGTTATATCTACCGAGTGTCCAGTGTGAGCAGTGATGAGATCTGGCTCTGA
- the Tmem25 gene encoding transmembrane protein 25 isoform X4 produces MPSPLWQPWVQALATMGLPPGPTTLPHTLLLLPALVSSGWGELAPQIDGHTLAERALRENERHAFTCRVAGGSGIPRLAWYLDGQLQETTTSRLLSVGGEAFSGGTSTFTVTAQRAQHELNCSLKDPRSGQSANASVILNVQFKPEIDQVGAKYQDAQGPGLLVVLFALVRANPPANVTWIDQDGPVTVNASDFLVLDAQNYPWLTNHTVQLQLRSLAHNLSVVATNDVGVTSASFPTPGPSRRPSLISSDSNNLKLNNVRLPRENMSLPSNLQLNDLTPDLRGKAAERRMSQHGSRPELLEAEAGGLLTSRGFIRLPMLGYIYRVSSVSSDEIWL; encoded by the exons ATGCCTTCGCCACTGTGG CAGCCTTGGGTCCAGGCCCTGGCCACCATGGGGCTGCCTCCAGGCCCAACTACCCTCCCTCACACACTGCTGCTCCTGCCAGCCCTCGTGAGTTCAG GTTGGGGGGAATTGGCACCACAAATTGATGGTCACACCTTGGCTGAGAGGGCACTTCGGGAGAATGAGCGCCATGCCTTCACCTGTCGGGTGGCCGGGGGCTCTGGCATCCCTCGATTAGCCTGGTACCTGGATGGACAGCTGCAGGAAACTACTACCTCAAGACTGCTGAGTGTGGGCGGGGAGGCCTTCTCTGGAGGCACCAGTACGTTTACTGTCACTGCCCAGAGGGCCCAGCATGAGCTCAATTGCTCCCTGAAGGACCCACGGAGTGGACAGTCAGCCAATGCCTCTGTCATCCTCAACGTGCAAT TTAAACCCGAGATTGACCAGGTTGGGGCCAAGTACCAGGATGCTCAAGGTCCAGGCCTTCTGGTTGTCCTGTTTGCCCTGGTGCGGGCCAACCCACCTGCCAATGTCACCTGGATTGACCAGGATGGGCCAGTGACAGTCAACGCCTCTGACTTCCTGGTGCTGGATGCTCAGAACTACCCTTGGCTGACCAACCACACGGTGCAGCTGCAACTTCGCAGCCTGGCACACAACCTCTCAGTGGTGGCCACCAATGACGTAGGTGTCACCAGTGCCTCATTTCCAACCCCAG GCCCCTCCCGGCGCCCATCTCTGATCTCCAG TGACTCCAACAATCTAAAACTCAACAATGTGCGCCTGCCACGGGAGAACATGTCGCTCCCCTCCAACCTTCAGCTCAATGACCTTACTCCAGATCTCAGAG GGAAAGCAGCAGAGCGGAGAATGTCCCAGCATGGCAGCCGCCCAGAACTTCTGGAAGCTGAGGCTGGTGGTCTCCTCACTAGCCGAG GCTTCATCCGCCTTCCAATGCTGGGTTATATCTACCGAGTGTCCAGTGTGAGCAGTGATGAGATCTGGCTCTGA